Proteins found in one Coffea eugenioides isolate CCC68of chromosome 5, Ceug_1.0, whole genome shotgun sequence genomic segment:
- the LOC113771010 gene encoding acidic endochitinase-like, which yields MAASLRPLFLAIIPLLMISSLISSSECQGLGFYWGENPHAGNLTEICLNGTGTYEYVAIAFLNFEGSKTVLSIDDHCNPSIPDKCASLGPMIDFCKGQGIKVFLSLGGRPDLSPDDAQKVADDIWNNFLNNSAGHGPLNATVDGIDFHIQSGSNQNLDVLAQALSAYSTPDKKVYLSAAPLCQIPDDYLDAAIRTGVFDYVWVQFFDDPSCEYRPESPSPLITSWIAWSCYLDKYNTTLFLGLTGDSDADGYIPCVPLVIEILLFVERFPKYGGIMMLQGKYYCLLSSEKIRSYVNSDVMAYGRKSMNKFQAI from the coding sequence ATGGCTGCTAGTTTACGACCCCTCTTCTTAGCAATAATACCCCTGCTGATGATTTCATCCTTGATCAGCTCCTCAGAATGCCAAGGACTTGGGTTCTACTGGGGCGAAAATCCTCATGCTGGAAACCTGACCGAGATATGCCTCAATGGTACTGGTACCTATGAATACGTGGCTATCGCCTTCTTAAATTTCGAGGGTAGCAAAACAGTCTTGAGCATAGATGACCATTGCAATCCGAGCATCCCGGATAAGTGCGCCTCCCTAGGTCCTATGATAGATTTCTGCAAGGGCCAAGGCATCAAAGTATTTCTTTCCCTTGGTGGGAGGCCTGATCTTTCTCCTGATGATGCTCAGAAAGTTGCAGATGATATCTGGAACAATTTTTTGAATAATAGTGCAGGCCATGGTCCTCTCAATGCTACTGTAGATGGAATAGACTTCCATATCCAAAGCGGATCAAACCAGAATCTGGATGTTCTCGCCCAAGCACTCTCGGCTTATAGCACACCTGACAAAAAGGTGTACTTATCTGCAGCACCACTCTGTCAAATTCCTGACGATTATCTTGACGCTGCTATCAGAACTGGCGTCTTTGACTACGTGTGGGTGCAATTTTTCGATGATCCTTCATGTGAATACCGTCCAGAAAGTCCGTCTCCCCTCATCACAAGTTGGATTGCATGGTCTTGTTATCTAGACAAATATAATACTACATTATTCCTGGGATTAACAGGAGATTCTGACGCTGACGGTTACATCCCATGTGTACCGCTAGTCATTGAGATTCTTCTCTTTGTGGAGCGGTTTCCCAAATATGGAGGGATCATGATGCTTCAGGGCAAATACTATTGCCTTCTTTCCAGTGAAAAAATCAGGTCTTATGTTAATTCTGATGTTATGGCCTATGGTAGAAAGTCCATGAATAAGTTCCAAGCCATCTAA